Proteins encoded in a region of the Bubalus bubalis isolate 160015118507 breed Murrah chromosome 9, NDDB_SH_1, whole genome shotgun sequence genome:
- the GABRA6 gene encoding gamma-aminobutyric acid receptor subunit alpha-6: MVSPLPCLYIVLWVENALGKLEDEGNFYSKNISRILDSLLEGYDNRLRPGFGGGVTEVKTDIYVTSFGPVSDVEMEYTMDVFFRQTWTDERLKFGGPTEILSLNNLMVSKIWTPDTFFRNGKKSIAHNMTTPNKLFRIMQNGTILYTMRLTINADCPMKLVNFPMDGHACPLKFGSYAYPKSEIIYTWKKGPLYSVEVPEESSSLLQYDLIGQTVSSETIKSNTGEYVIMTVYFHLQRKMGYFMIQIYTPCIMTVILSQVSFWINKESVPARTVFGITTVLTMTTLSISARHSLPKVSYATAMDWFIAVCFAFVFSALIEFAAVNYFTNLQTHKAKRKAQIAASPPVTIAKATEPLEAEIVLHPDSKYHLKKRITSLTLPIVPSPEASKVLTRAPILQSTPVTPPPISLTFGGTSKIDQYSRILFPVAFAGFNLVYWIVYLSKDTMEVSNSVE, from the exons ATGGTGTCGCCTCTGCCCTGTCTGTACATTGTTCTCTG GGTAGAAAATGCTCTAGGGAAACTTGAAGATGAAGGAAACTTCTATTCCAAAAACATCAGTCGGATCCTGGACAGCTTGCTTGAAGGCTACGACAATCGGCTGCGACCGGGATTTGGAG GTGGTGTCACTGAAGTCAAAACAGACATTTATGTGACGAGTTTTGGGCCCGTGTCAGACGTGGAGATG GAATACACGATGGACGTTTTTTTCCGCCAGACTTGGACAGATGAGAGGTTGAAGTTTGGGGGGCCAACTGAGATTTTGAGTTTGAATAACCTGATGGTCAGTAAAATCTGGACACCTGACACTTTTTTCAGGAATGGCAAAAAATCAATTGCTCACAACATGACAACTCCTAATAAACTCTTCAGAATAATGCAGAATGGAACCATTCTATACACCATGAG GCTTACTATCAACGCTGACTGTCCTATGAAACTGGTTAACTTTCCTATGGATGGGCATGCTTGTCCGCTCAAATTTGGCAGTT atgCTTACCCCAAAAGTGAAATCATATATACATGGAAAAAAGGACCACTTTACTCAGTGGAAGTCCCAGAAGAATCCTCAAGCCTTCTTCAGTATGATCTGATTGGACAAACAGTCTCTAGTGAGACAATTAAATCTAACACAG GTGAATACGTAATAATGACAGTTTATTTCCACTTGCAAAGGAAGATGGGCTACTTCATGATACAAATCTATACTCCTTGCATTATGACAGTCATTCTTTCCCAGGTGTCTTTCTGGATTAATAAGGAGTCTGTTCCAGCCAGAACTGTCTTTG GAATCACCACTGTTTTAACCATGACCACTTTAAGCATCAGTGCCCGGCACTCCTTGCCAAAAGTGTCTTATGCAACCGCCATGGATTGGTTCATAGCTGTTTGCTTTGCTTTCGTCTTCTCTGCTCTTATTGAGTTTGCTGCTGTCAACTACTTTACCAATCTTCAGACACACAAGGCCAAAAGGAAGGCGCAGATTGCAGCCTCACCCCCAGTGACAATAGCAAAAGCGACTGAACCCCTGGAAGCTGAGATTGTTTTG CATCCTGATTCCAAGTACCATCTGAAGAAAAGAATCACATCTCTGACATTGCCAATAGTTCCATCCCCTGAGGCCAGCAAAGTCCTCACAAGAGCTCCCATCTTACAGTCAACACCTGTAACCCCCCCACCCATCTCTCTAACCTTTGGAGGTACCAGTAAAATAGACCAATATTCTCGGATTCTCTTCCCAGTTGCATTTGCAGGATTCAACCTTGTATATTGGATAGTTTATCTATCCAAAGATACAATGGAAGTGAGCAACAGTGTGGAATAG